A window from Planococcus maritimus encodes these proteins:
- the ytvI gene encoding sporulation integral membrane protein YtvI translates to MGKWFNKKLATILLVIAIIVLISIYILPIAVPLIIALLTAIFLEPFVKFVQKRFKWDRKGAVITVFILFLVIASGLVYWIITQLVGQIIQFSKMVPEYTNSLSHMWGEVEAFFLRSTAEMPVEVVNSFETEMIAFAEGIRDWILTFVNYDTVTNLLTGIPSFLVSFIVFLIALFLFMLDLMDLKGMMFNRMKESTAEKVRFMVARLNNVVFGFLKAQFLVSLIVFAVALIALLFIAPEYALVMSLVIWVIDFIPILGSIIVLTPWFIYMFIVGDVVQGTQLAILALVLLVIRRTVEPKVMGTQIGLSPLATLIAMFIGLQLIGFLGFFIGPLLVILFTSAREAGIIKMEFKV, encoded by the coding sequence GTGGGCAAGTGGTTTAATAAAAAACTGGCAACCATATTGCTGGTCATCGCTATAATAGTGTTAATCTCTATATACATATTGCCGATTGCAGTCCCTTTGATCATCGCATTGCTTACCGCCATCTTCCTTGAACCTTTTGTTAAGTTTGTACAAAAAAGATTCAAATGGGACCGGAAAGGCGCAGTTATCACGGTGTTCATCCTATTCCTTGTCATTGCTTCTGGCTTGGTTTACTGGATCATTACGCAATTGGTTGGGCAAATTATACAATTTTCTAAAATGGTTCCTGAGTATACCAATTCCCTCTCTCATATGTGGGGCGAAGTAGAAGCGTTCTTTTTGCGCTCTACTGCGGAAATGCCCGTTGAAGTCGTTAATTCTTTCGAAACAGAAATGATCGCTTTCGCAGAAGGCATTCGTGACTGGATCTTAACCTTTGTCAATTACGATACGGTCACTAATTTATTGACCGGCATTCCTTCTTTTTTAGTGAGCTTCATCGTTTTTCTCATCGCCTTGTTCCTGTTCATGCTCGATTTAATGGATTTGAAAGGCATGATGTTCAACCGTATGAAAGAATCGACAGCTGAGAAAGTACGCTTCATGGTCGCCAGGCTGAATAACGTTGTTTTTGGCTTTTTAAAAGCCCAATTTCTTGTCAGTTTGATTGTCTTTGCCGTGGCCTTGATTGCCTTATTATTTATCGCACCAGAATATGCTTTGGTCATGTCGCTCGTTATTTGGGTCATCGACTTCATACCGATTCTGGGATCAATTATTGTGCTAACGCCCTGGTTCATCTATATGTTCATCGTCGGCGATGTCGTTCAAGGCACGCAATTGGCTATTTTGGCTTTAGTGCTCTTGGTCATCAGAAGAACAGTCGAACCGAAAGTGATGGGAACTCAAATCGGCCTTTCTCCTCTTGCTACATTAATTGCCATGTTTATTGGCCTTCAATTAATCGGCTTCCTTGGCTTTTTCATCGGTCCGTTACTAGTCATTCTCTTTACTTCAGCACGCGAAGCCGGCATCATCAAAATGGAATTTAAAGTTTAA
- a CDS encoding YlbF family regulator codes for MIMTYEWVSITDSADELSEMILQSEQAATYRDAYDSVYSDTQLAREIHDFARLKELYEEVQRFGKYHPDYKRVMKQIRVDKRRLDLNEKVAELRLAENELQDLMDQVSFILGRSVSEAVKIPSSNPFFSSDSSCGSGCGTGGGCSCSA; via the coding sequence GTGATCATGACCTACGAATGGGTTAGTATAACTGACTCTGCGGACGAGCTGAGTGAAATGATACTGCAATCAGAGCAGGCCGCGACATACCGCGATGCCTATGACTCTGTCTATAGCGATACACAATTGGCAAGGGAGATCCACGACTTCGCCAGGCTGAAGGAGCTGTACGAGGAAGTGCAGCGCTTCGGCAAATACCATCCCGATTACAAACGGGTGATGAAGCAGATCCGAGTCGACAAACGCCGGTTGGATTTGAACGAGAAAGTGGCAGAGCTGCGGCTCGCGGAAAATGAGCTGCAAGACTTGATGGATCAAGTTAGCTTCATTCTCGGCCGGTCGGTGTCAGAAGCGGTCAAGATTCCCTCGAGTAATCCATTCTTTTCATCGGATTCTTCTTGCGGAAGTGGCTGCGGCACAGGAGGCGGCTGTTCTTGTTCAGCCTAA
- a CDS encoding DUF420 domain-containing protein: MNLPLLPTISTFFIVLSAILVAIGWNLILKRRIEAHKKVMLGAGAAALTFFIIYASRTLFIGNTAFGGPDDLKIYYTIFLIFHITLATIGAVMGLVTIYLGLKNRLDKHRKIGPYTSVVWFFTAITGVMVYLLLYVFYEGGDTTSVFKAILGG, translated from the coding sequence ATGAATTTGCCGCTATTGCCAACCATTAGTACATTTTTTATCGTCTTGAGCGCCATCTTGGTGGCGATCGGATGGAACTTGATCCTTAAACGCCGTATCGAAGCACATAAAAAAGTGATGCTTGGCGCTGGGGCTGCTGCTTTAACTTTTTTCATCATCTATGCTTCACGAACGCTATTCATTGGGAACACTGCATTCGGTGGGCCAGATGACCTGAAAATTTACTACACGATTTTCTTGATTTTCCATATCACGCTTGCAACGATTGGGGCTGTGATGGGGCTTGTTACCATTTACTTGGGCTTGAAAAACCGTCTAGACAAGCACCGCAAGATTGGGCCATATACAAGCGTTGTTTGGTTCTTTACCGCGATTACAGGTGTCATGGTGTATTTGTTGCTCTACGTGTTCTACGAAGGTGGAGACACGACTTCGGTGTTCAAAGCGATTCTCGGAGGATAA
- a CDS encoding DUF7147 family protein, with amino-acid sequence MIQRFIELGEGYGDIYELRQLMESNKERFMHGFVFVSKTKDGQPVVSVAAAFRPAQEGNFMPIYLCREGIPDGSKRLAVFEETVKQLGHEPIRMDVKHSSQYADTKLYFGHLIAILRLNHYIPPMQ; translated from the coding sequence ATGATACAACGTTTTATCGAGCTCGGAGAAGGGTACGGCGATATATATGAACTTCGCCAATTAATGGAGAGCAATAAAGAACGGTTTATGCATGGATTCGTTTTCGTTTCAAAAACGAAAGACGGCCAGCCCGTCGTTTCCGTTGCTGCTGCCTTCCGCCCAGCACAAGAAGGCAATTTCATGCCGATTTATCTATGCAGAGAAGGCATACCGGACGGCTCGAAGCGACTGGCGGTGTTCGAGGAAACAGTTAAGCAATTAGGCCATGAGCCAATTCGCATGGACGTTAAGCATTCCTCGCAATACGCGGACACCAAACTTTATTTTGGCCATCTCATTGCCATCCTCAGGCTCAACCATTATATTCCGCCGATGCAATGA
- a CDS encoding YugN family protein: MYFENTGLENIEVDITLLEDIMNKHGLTKEGQWDYERVTYDRKFIVREGTYYLRVFAYAIDGDVDANDATVRVLKPVIGKHYYPHGIEYGEDEHFPDHLLKTGAEILASIKQEVAEFEIKA; this comes from the coding sequence ATGTATTTTGAAAATACAGGACTAGAGAACATCGAAGTGGATATTACATTGCTTGAAGACATCATGAACAAGCATGGCTTAACGAAAGAAGGCCAGTGGGATTATGAGCGCGTCACATACGACCGCAAATTCATCGTCCGTGAAGGCACTTATTACTTGCGCGTGTTTGCATATGCCATCGATGGAGATGTCGATGCCAACGATGCGACTGTCCGCGTTTTGAAGCCAGTAATTGGCAAGCATTACTACCCGCACGGTATCGAATATGGTGAAGACGAGCATTTCCCGGATCACCTTTTGAAAACGGGTGCTGAAATTTTGGCTTCCATTAAACAAGAAGTTGCCGAGTTCGAAATTAAAGCATAA
- a CDS encoding CAP domain-containing protein, which yields MKDLLRIMIFLAIVLIGLFYLDPSISENELLEAPRSADPLPADNLMEPVLDVDRPASGLSVHIGEPAEEWLAEHGKPDRIEPSAFAYEWWVYDTAYSNFVMVGVKEGRIIQIYAAGESTDVEPYTIGQTLADLYRFTIVENEVTVKYGTNTYTFNLSEQDMDKRILVSFEDLYAQLYIDAEDQQLEAVRFMDAETLIRHQPYDMMYSGDLLVTPRPSSTLQRSIDDANAKQLVDLTNVYRLRHHRSLVKENIGINILAEQTSEEMARTEFTSAEMEVEDLEARLQGADIPFDLAAINTASRYYDAAETLHGWFNSPSHRETLLNTQYNQIGVGVFGKYYSQILLKQDPSVHESQ from the coding sequence GTGAAGGACTTGTTACGCATCATGATTTTCTTGGCGATTGTCCTAATTGGACTGTTTTACTTGGACCCGTCAATCAGCGAGAACGAATTATTAGAAGCGCCGCGCTCAGCGGATCCTTTGCCGGCTGACAATTTGATGGAACCGGTCCTTGATGTGGACAGGCCAGCAAGTGGGCTTTCTGTCCATATCGGCGAGCCGGCGGAAGAATGGCTGGCAGAGCATGGCAAGCCAGACCGTATCGAGCCATCCGCGTTCGCTTACGAATGGTGGGTATACGATACGGCATATTCTAATTTCGTCATGGTTGGAGTGAAAGAAGGCCGTATTATCCAAATATATGCAGCTGGGGAGTCTACGGATGTCGAGCCCTATACGATTGGGCAAACCTTAGCCGACCTGTACAGGTTCACAATTGTCGAAAACGAAGTGACGGTCAAATACGGCACTAATACGTATACATTCAATTTAAGCGAGCAGGATATGGATAAACGGATTCTAGTTAGCTTTGAAGATCTTTATGCGCAATTGTATATTGACGCGGAAGACCAACAATTAGAAGCGGTCAGGTTTATGGATGCTGAGACGCTGATCCGCCATCAGCCTTACGATATGATGTATTCTGGCGATTTACTCGTGACGCCAAGGCCGTCATCGACTTTACAGCGATCGATCGATGATGCCAATGCGAAACAATTGGTCGATTTGACGAACGTCTATCGGCTTCGCCATCATCGTTCCTTAGTTAAGGAGAATATCGGCATCAATATATTGGCTGAGCAGACGAGCGAAGAAATGGCGCGCACGGAATTCACATCCGCAGAGATGGAAGTAGAAGATCTTGAAGCCCGTCTGCAAGGGGCAGATATCCCGTTCGACCTGGCCGCAATCAATACAGCTTCGCGGTATTATGATGCAGCAGAGACTTTACATGGCTGGTTCAATTCCCCGAGCCACAGGGAAACTTTGTTAAATACGCAGTACAACCAGATAGGTGTCGGTGTATTCGGCAAGTACTACAGCCAAATTTTGCTGAAACAAGATCCGAGTGTACATGAAAGCCAATAA
- the rsmD gene encoding 16S rRNA (guanine(966)-N(2))-methyltransferase RsmD, with translation MRVVAGQAKGLPLKAVPGNSTRPTTDKVKESIFNMIGPFFDGGTAVDLFAGSGGLGIEALSRGINHVIFTDKDKKAVETIHANLEKTRLQESAEVYKADAERGLKAMKKNGVKARLLFLDPPYHMEKSYGLMAKAVELGLLEGGAIIVCEHERDIELPDETAGCIRYKKELYGNTIISIYRYQGEEGESID, from the coding sequence ATGCGTGTAGTAGCAGGGCAAGCGAAAGGCTTACCTTTGAAAGCGGTTCCGGGAAATTCAACGAGGCCGACAACCGATAAAGTAAAAGAATCCATTTTTAACATGATTGGCCCATTTTTTGACGGTGGAACAGCAGTAGACTTGTTTGCCGGTAGCGGCGGCCTTGGCATTGAAGCTTTGAGCCGCGGTATCAATCATGTCATTTTCACCGACAAAGACAAAAAAGCCGTGGAAACGATCCACGCAAATCTGGAAAAAACCAGATTGCAAGAATCAGCGGAAGTTTACAAGGCCGATGCCGAACGCGGCTTGAAAGCTATGAAAAAAAATGGCGTAAAGGCGCGTTTATTGTTTCTCGATCCGCCTTATCATATGGAAAAATCGTATGGCCTAATGGCAAAAGCAGTAGAACTGGGCCTTCTTGAAGGCGGAGCCATCATCGTCTGCGAACATGAGCGTGATATTGAGCTGCCAGACGAAACAGCAGGATGTATTCGATATAAAAAGGAATTATATGGAAATACAATTATTTCAATTTACCGCTACCAGGGGGAAGAGGGAGAAAGCATTGACTAA
- a CDS encoding cytochrome c oxidase subunit I yields MSSNSQKKGFGATIWDYMTTVDHKKIAILYLISGGFFFLVGGVEAMMIRIQLMKAGNDFLSAGTYNEVLTMHGTTMIFLAAMPILLAFMNAVSPLQIGARDVAFPFLNSLGFWLFFFGGIFLNLSWFLGGAPDAGWTNYASLALASEGHGIDFYSLGLTISGFGTLIAGINFLVTIINMRAPGMTYMRMPLFTWTTFVASALILLAFPPLTVGIFFMVFDRLFGANFFDVTMGGNTIIWEHFFWIFGHPEVYILILPAFGIFSEIFAIFSRKRLFGYTALVFATILIGFYGFMVWAHHMFTVGLGPTANAVFALATMIIAVPTGIKIFNWLLTIWGGNISFTVPMIYAVAFIPSFVAGGVTGVMQAIAPLDYQLHDSYFIVAHFHYVIVGGVVLAILAGTHLYWPKMFGTMLSEKLGKWTFWFFFTGFHLTFFIQHFLGLMGMPRRVYTFGADQGWDLFNAISSAGALLMAIGVIIMLVNVVMTVAKNERVGNDPWGDGRTLEWAIPSPPPFYNFAQTPLVRGLDPYWIEKMEGNKEGMVYAEPLGDIHMPNGSIIPFVISFGMFTAAFGAMYHMDDHAWALPVLIVGLAITFGSMLVRSLKDDLGFHISKEELIADNERIQKEARALEGGKKGGLK; encoded by the coding sequence GTGAGTTCTAACTCTCAGAAAAAGGGTTTCGGCGCTACAATTTGGGATTACATGACAACTGTAGACCATAAGAAAATCGCGATCCTCTACTTGATCTCCGGCGGATTTTTCTTCCTAGTCGGTGGTGTAGAAGCGATGATGATCCGGATTCAGCTAATGAAAGCCGGAAACGATTTCCTCAGTGCCGGAACATACAACGAAGTTTTAACGATGCACGGAACAACAATGATCTTCCTTGCAGCCATGCCAATTCTTTTGGCATTCATGAACGCCGTCTCACCTTTGCAAATTGGTGCGCGTGACGTAGCGTTTCCTTTCTTGAACTCACTTGGGTTCTGGCTATTCTTCTTCGGTGGTATCTTCCTAAACCTTTCATGGTTCTTAGGTGGGGCTCCGGATGCAGGATGGACAAACTACGCTTCTTTGGCACTCGCATCTGAAGGCCACGGAATCGATTTTTACTCACTCGGTTTGACGATTTCCGGTTTCGGTACTTTGATCGCAGGGATTAACTTCCTTGTAACGATCATCAATATGCGTGCACCGGGGATGACGTATATGAGAATGCCGCTTTTTACTTGGACGACATTTGTTGCGTCTGCGTTGATTCTACTGGCATTCCCTCCACTAACTGTCGGTATCTTCTTCATGGTATTCGACCGTTTGTTCGGGGCTAATTTCTTTGATGTAACGATGGGCGGTAACACGATCATTTGGGAGCATTTCTTCTGGATTTTCGGTCACCCGGAAGTTTACATTTTGATCTTGCCAGCGTTTGGTATTTTCTCTGAAATCTTCGCGATTTTCTCTCGTAAACGCCTATTCGGTTACACGGCTTTGGTATTTGCGACCATCCTAATCGGTTTCTACGGATTCATGGTTTGGGCTCACCACATGTTTACAGTTGGTCTCGGACCGACAGCTAACGCAGTGTTCGCCCTTGCAACGATGATTATCGCAGTTCCAACAGGGATCAAAATCTTTAACTGGCTACTTACGATCTGGGGAGGAAACATTTCCTTCACAGTGCCAATGATTTACGCAGTCGCGTTTATCCCGTCGTTCGTAGCAGGTGGGGTAACGGGCGTTATGCAGGCAATTGCACCGCTTGATTACCAGCTGCACGATTCTTACTTTATCGTTGCCCACTTCCATTACGTAATCGTTGGTGGGGTTGTACTCGCTATTTTAGCAGGTACGCATTTGTACTGGCCGAAAATGTTCGGTACGATGTTGAGCGAAAAACTTGGGAAATGGACGTTCTGGTTCTTCTTCACTGGTTTCCATTTGACGTTCTTTATCCAGCATTTCCTTGGCCTCATGGGCATGCCTCGCCGTGTTTACACGTTCGGAGCAGACCAAGGTTGGGATTTGTTTAACGCAATCAGCTCGGCTGGTGCCTTGCTGATGGCAATCGGTGTGATCATCATGCTCGTCAACGTCGTCATGACAGTTGCGAAAAATGAGCGCGTCGGTAATGACCCATGGGGCGACGGACGTACGCTAGAATGGGCGATCCCGTCACCACCGCCATTCTATAACTTTGCACAAACACCGCTTGTCCGTGGACTTGACCCATATTGGATCGAGAAAATGGAAGGCAATAAAGAAGGTATGGTCTATGCTGAGCCACTTGGCGATATTCACATGCCGAACGGTTCAATCATTCCTTTCGTCATTTCATTTGGTATGTTCACGGCTGCATTCGGTGCCATGTACCATATGGACGACCATGCATGGGCGCTTCCTGTATTAATCGTAGGTCTTGCGATTACATTTGGCTCGATGCTCGTTCGTTCATTGAAAGATGATCTTGGATTCCACATTTCGAAAGAAGAATTGATTGCAGATAACGAACGCATTCAAAAAGAAGCAAGAGCGCTGGAAGGAGGCAAAAAAGGTGGACTTAAATAA
- a CDS encoding cytochrome (ubi)quinol oxidase subunit III: protein MDLNKRYTPQTWPDHPETATLEGKNKFVGFWLLLAAETVTFASLFATYLALKDKGPSGMEFSAAGLFELPLVFAMTMLLLTSSLTSVYAMYHMKNHNFKAMQAWLGITVLLGLAFLGLEIYEFNHYVHLGFGYTNSAFSSAFYTLVGTHGAHVVFGLSWFIALMLRNAKRGLNMYNAPKFYLAALYWHFIDVVWVFIFTVVYLMGVIG from the coding sequence GTGGACTTAAATAAACGATATACCCCACAAACTTGGCCAGATCATCCTGAGACGGCGACGCTCGAAGGGAAGAACAAGTTCGTTGGTTTCTGGTTGCTACTCGCAGCTGAGACCGTCACCTTCGCCTCTCTTTTCGCAACTTATCTTGCGTTGAAAGACAAGGGCCCAAGCGGAATGGAATTTTCCGCTGCCGGCTTGTTCGAACTGCCGCTTGTTTTTGCCATGACGATGCTTCTTCTGACATCTTCGTTGACGAGTGTCTACGCGATGTATCATATGAAGAATCACAATTTCAAGGCCATGCAGGCTTGGCTAGGAATCACCGTTCTTTTAGGACTTGCGTTCCTTGGCTTGGAGATTTACGAGTTTAATCACTATGTACATCTTGGCTTTGGCTATACGAATAGTGCCTTCAGCTCCGCCTTTTATACTTTAGTCGGAACTCACGGGGCTCACGTAGTCTTCGGTCTTAGCTGGTTCATCGCATTGATGCTCCGGAACGCTAAACGTGGTTTGAACATGTACAATGCGCCGAAGTTTTACCTTGCCGCTCTTTACTGGCATTTCATTGACGTAGTATGGGTGTTCATCTTCACTGTAGTCTACTTGATGGGAGTGATCGGTTAA
- the coxB gene encoding cytochrome c oxidase subunit II — MMKGPKKWRLFALMTALLVFLSGCGREEISTLIPAGKVAQDQFNLLILSSIVMLFVIIVVTIIYVLAIVKFRRSKVGEDMIPEQVEGSARLEFIWTAIPIVLLLILAVPTVYSTFDLADVTAMDAQDEEGVAENLTVNVTGKLYWWEFEYPEQEIRTAQELVVPTGERVYFNLIAADVKHSFWIPSVGGKLDVNPENVNTFYLEFDKESSELEEGVYFGKCAELCGPSHALMDFKVKTLNREDFDAWVAAMQEEQEAPSEALAQEGEELFGPDGLSCIQCHAVNSAGAATGVGPNLTTFGDRTTIAGFMEHDEETLKNWIANPQEYKPGNLMPEAASLNDGKELTDQELNALAAYLMSLKVEE; from the coding sequence ATGATGAAAGGACCTAAGAAATGGCGCCTTTTCGCTTTGATGACCGCATTGCTTGTTTTTCTTTCAGGCTGCGGGCGCGAAGAGATTTCGACGCTGATACCGGCTGGTAAGGTTGCTCAAGATCAGTTCAACTTGCTGATTTTGTCATCCATTGTCATGTTATTCGTTATCATCGTCGTTACAATCATCTATGTATTGGCAATTGTGAAATTCCGCCGTTCAAAAGTAGGGGAGGACATGATTCCTGAACAAGTTGAAGGAAGCGCGCGTCTTGAGTTTATCTGGACAGCGATTCCGATTGTCTTGCTTTTGATCCTCGCTGTTCCAACGGTCTACTCTACATTCGACCTGGCTGATGTCACAGCGATGGACGCACAGGACGAAGAGGGAGTCGCTGAGAACTTGACCGTTAACGTAACCGGTAAGCTTTACTGGTGGGAGTTCGAATATCCTGAACAGGAAATTCGCACTGCACAGGAACTGGTCGTTCCAACTGGCGAGCGCGTCTACTTCAATTTGATTGCGGCAGACGTTAAGCACTCGTTCTGGATCCCTTCGGTTGGCGGTAAACTCGACGTCAACCCTGAAAACGTCAACACCTTCTATTTGGAATTCGATAAAGAATCTTCAGAACTTGAAGAAGGCGTTTACTTCGGTAAATGTGCCGAGCTTTGTGGACCGTCCCACGCATTGATGGATTTCAAAGTCAAAACGCTTAACCGCGAAGACTTTGATGCTTGGGTAGCGGCAATGCAAGAAGAACAAGAAGCTCCTTCTGAAGCTCTTGCTCAAGAAGGTGAAGAATTGTTTGGCCCAGATGGTTTGAGCTGTATTCAATGTCACGCTGTAAACAGTGCTGGCGCAGCAACTGGAGTTGGACCGAACTTAACAACTTTCGGCGACCGTACGACAATTGCCGGCTTCATGGAACATGATGAAGAAACATTGAAAAACTGGATTGCTAATCCACAAGAATACAAACCAGGCAACTTGATGCCTGAAGCAGCTTCATTGAATGATGGCAAAGAACTTACCGACCAAGAGCTGAATGCACTCGCTGCATATTTGATGAGCTTGAAAGTTGAAGAGTAA
- the ctaF gene encoding cytochrome c oxidase subunit IVB: MAHDTHDIHRSRAEFEFIKKKRATEMRGQLTSFALMIFLTLIAFTLVAAGFSTYLIVPIILLLAAVQVVLQLYNFMHMSNKGHGMMAFFMFSGIFVAFTIVLTMVTIVWW; the protein is encoded by the coding sequence ATGGCTCACGATACTCACGATATTCACAGATCTCGAGCAGAGTTTGAATTTATTAAGAAAAAACGTGCTACGGAGATGCGTGGTCAGTTGACATCATTCGCTTTGATGATTTTCTTGACATTGATCGCGTTCACTTTGGTGGCAGCCGGATTCTCGACTTACTTAATCGTGCCAATTATTTTGCTATTGGCTGCAGTTCAAGTCGTACTTCAGCTGTATAACTTCATGCATATGAGTAATAAAGGACACGGCATGATGGCATTCTTCATGTTCAGTGGCATATTTGTTGCTTTTACCATTGTTCTCACAATGGTCACCATCGTTTGGTGGTAA
- a CDS encoding glycerophosphodiester phosphodiesterase produces MGKKTKIGLAAAAVGAAAWAGSKAFTEPQKRPQKAVLDYGHPIVLAHRGGSSLAPEHTMAAFDRAAELGVHGFEIDIRMTNDEEILVFHDEFVDRTSGSAGRVAEMTLDELRTLDLGYHFVDEHGEHSYRGKGEKVVLLRELMEKFPHMYINIDIKDAPDTYEGSLVPSKLWRLIESLGAEDRVVVTSFYDEQIDRFNLYAQNRVALGAGENEVRKAFASFNSQFGHLYAPRADVLQIPVKHSVFRLDSARFIAFLDRLNVPVHYWVIDDKESMEKLIHAGAKGIITDRPDIAIELISALEETR; encoded by the coding sequence ATGGGTAAGAAAACGAAAATCGGCCTGGCAGCAGCCGCTGTCGGTGCCGCAGCATGGGCTGGCTCAAAAGCATTTACCGAACCGCAAAAACGGCCGCAAAAAGCCGTTCTCGATTATGGACATCCAATTGTCTTGGCCCATCGCGGCGGCAGTTCGCTCGCACCGGAACATACGATGGCTGCCTTTGACCGTGCAGCAGAACTCGGGGTCCACGGATTTGAAATCGATATCCGCATGACGAACGACGAAGAAATTTTGGTATTCCACGACGAATTCGTCGACCGCACTTCCGGGTCTGCCGGTCGCGTTGCTGAAATGACGCTCGATGAATTACGCACACTTGACCTTGGTTATCATTTCGTCGATGAGCATGGTGAACATTCCTATCGCGGAAAAGGCGAAAAAGTTGTCCTTCTGCGCGAATTGATGGAAAAATTCCCTCATATGTATATCAACATCGACATTAAAGACGCACCGGATACGTATGAGGGCAGTCTAGTGCCATCCAAGCTATGGCGCTTGATTGAATCTTTGGGTGCAGAAGACCGCGTTGTCGTCACTAGCTTCTACGACGAACAAATTGACCGTTTCAATTTATACGCACAAAACCGTGTCGCGCTTGGCGCTGGTGAAAATGAAGTGCGCAAGGCTTTCGCTTCTTTCAACAGCCAGTTCGGCCATCTATATGCACCGCGTGCGGATGTCTTGCAAATTCCGGTGAAGCATTCGGTATTCCGCCTCGATTCTGCACGGTTCATCGCCTTTTTGGACCGTTTGAATGTCCCGGTCCATTATTGGGTCATCGATGATAAGGAATCGATGGAGAAGCTGATCCACGCTGGTGCTAAAGGCATCATCACGGACCGCCCTGATATCGCTATTGAATTGATCTCGGCACTTGAGGAAACACGCTAA
- the ctaG gene encoding cytochrome c oxidase assembly factor CtaG: MPISIFGFEALWSPWYFGFLVLITLLYFGVTIKWRHKFSGSEPLETKQASLFVSGMALIYLLKGSPIDLLGHITLTMHMVQMALLLLLAAPLIIMGIPSYLWQAFIKLPVINPLFMFFTKPLIALLLFSLFFSVYHLPLVFDFVKQDMLIHSIVSTLLFVAALLYWWPVVNNLEGMHKFHGLKKLGYLFGLSVLMTPACALIIFSTTPFYATYSDGDAWMQAMALCVPAGTLAQLNLSGPELFTNMSLIEDQRTGGITMKIIQELVFTVFIWLVFHEWLKNETANADEITAKVLQDRKDMAYYRHNGQ; encoded by the coding sequence ATGCCAATCAGTATTTTCGGCTTCGAGGCATTATGGAGCCCCTGGTATTTTGGATTTCTCGTACTGATTACACTTTTATATTTTGGGGTTACCATTAAGTGGAGACATAAATTCAGTGGCAGTGAGCCGCTTGAAACGAAACAGGCATCGCTCTTTGTGTCGGGAATGGCCTTGATTTATCTCTTGAAAGGCTCACCGATTGATTTGCTTGGGCACATCACCTTAACGATGCATATGGTCCAGATGGCGTTGCTGTTATTGCTGGCGGCACCGCTGATCATTATGGGGATTCCTTCTTACCTATGGCAAGCATTCATCAAGTTGCCGGTAATCAATCCGCTGTTCATGTTTTTCACGAAACCGCTGATTGCCTTGTTATTATTCAGCTTGTTCTTCTCCGTGTATCATTTGCCCTTAGTTTTTGACTTTGTCAAACAGGATATGTTGATTCATAGCATCGTCAGTACCTTGCTGTTTGTGGCAGCGCTTCTCTACTGGTGGCCGGTCGTCAATAACTTGGAAGGTATGCATAAATTCCATGGCCTCAAAAAGTTGGGGTACTTGTTTGGACTCAGCGTCTTAATGACGCCTGCTTGTGCTTTAATCATTTTTAGCACGACGCCGTTCTATGCGACTTATTCGGATGGAGACGCTTGGATGCAGGCGATGGCTTTATGTGTACCTGCAGGGACTCTGGCACAGCTTAACTTATCAGGCCCGGAGTTGTTTACGAACATGTCGCTGATTGAGGACCAACGAACAGGCGGCATCACGATGAAAATCATTCAGGAATTGGTATTCACGGTGTTCATTTGGCTGGTGTTCCATGAATGGCTCAAAAACGAAACAGCCAACGCCGATGAAATCACCGCGAAAGTATTGCAAGACCGTAAAGATATGGCGTATTACAGACATAATGGGCAGTGA
- a CDS encoding YlbG family protein has product MHDRQGLIVYVHQLKQAKSLRKYGHVHFISRKLKYVVVYMDQEKIEATKEKLSKLPYVKKVLESQRPFLKTEYENAKPDKAKEYDYKIGL; this is encoded by the coding sequence ATGCATGATCGCCAAGGTCTGATTGTCTATGTGCATCAGCTCAAACAAGCAAAATCGTTGCGGAAGTATGGGCACGTCCATTTCATTTCCCGCAAATTGAAATATGTTGTTGTCTATATGGACCAGGAAAAAATTGAAGCCACGAAAGAAAAACTATCCAAACTGCCGTATGTCAAGAAAGTGCTGGAATCCCAGCGTCCTTTCCTTAAGACGGAATACGAAAACGCCAAGCCGGATAAAGCAAAAGAATACGATTATAAAATCGGCTTGTGA